The following proteins are co-located in the Manihot esculenta cultivar AM560-2 chromosome 9, M.esculenta_v8, whole genome shotgun sequence genome:
- the LOC110623334 gene encoding UDP-glycosyltransferase 708C1 has translation MSTMEPSHTHSPHIAVIPSAGMGHLTPFLRLASLLLSRNCSVTLLTAKSTVSNAESRHISFFLATHPRVKHLEFDLIPPLQSSNSSAQDPFSIQYNAISRSAHLLHPLLSSSSPPLSAIFSDLLVAKTVACISADLLIPYYLVITSSARFLSFMLYLPAFVSNPDKFSSNAVEVEIPGSSPLPISSIPLPFLNPNHLLAETILANLGVVPEAKGIMVNTFDWFEAETIAALNNGIVLSNLPSVLPIGPLQAYEFDKDQSQCLPWLDDQPEKSVVYVSFGSRTAMSNDQIRELGYGLDKSGCRFLWVVKTSKVDKEEKESLEELLGESFLERIKNRGMVVKEWVNQDKILAHPAIGGFISHCGWNSVTEAAERGIPILAWPLHGDQGVNAELLQKAGLGIWEKTWGMGNERLVKQEKIGKKIVELMDDAELRSRASKVGREARKATELGGSSDKAIMGIIENLT, from the coding sequence ATGTCAACAATGGAGCCTTCCCATACACATTCCCCTCACATTGCCGTCATCCCATCTGCCGGAATGGGCCATCTCACCCCTTTCCTCCGGCTAGCTTCGCTGCTTTTATCTCGAAACTGTAGTGTCACTCTTCTCACTGCCAAATCCACCGTCTCTAATGCAGAATCTCGTCACATTTCTTTCTTCCTAGCTACTCACCCTCGAGTCAAGCATCTTGAATTCGATCTCATTCCTCCTCTTCAGTCCTCCAATTCTTCTGCCCAAGATCCTTTCTCTATTCAATATAATGCTATTAGTCGTTCTGCCCATCTTCTTCATCCTCTGTTGTCTTCCTCGTCTCCGCCTCTCTCTGCCATCTTCTCTGATTTGCTGGTAGCTAAAACTGTTGCTTGTATTTCTGCTGATCTTCTTATTCCCTACTACCTAGTTATCACCTCCTCTGCTAGATTTCTGTCTTTCATGCTCTACCTTCCAGCTTTTGTGTCCAATCCTGATAAATTCAGTAGTAACGCTGTTGAAGTAGAGATTCCAGGCTCGAGTCCATTGCCTATATCAAGTATTCCTCTACCATTCCTGAACCCAAATCATCTTCTTGCAGAAACTATATTAGCAAATCTCGGAGTTGTCCCAGAAGCCAAAGGAATTATGGTCAACACTTTTGACTGGTTCGAAGCTGAAACAATTGCTGCTCTAAACAATGGTATAGTTTTAAGCAATCTCCCTTCAGTTCTACCTATCGGACCATTACAAGCTTATGAGTTTGACAAGGACCAGAGCCAATGCCTGCCATGGCTTGATGACCAACCAGAAAAATCCGTAGTTTATGTGAGCTTCGGAAGCAGGACGGCCATGTCTAATGATCAAATAAGAGAATTGGGATATGGATTAGACAAAAGTGGTTGTAGATTCTTATGGGTAGTTAAGACAAGCAAAGttgacaaagaagaaaaagaaagtttgGAAGAGCTACTGGGAGAGTCATTTTTGGAAAGAATAAAAAACAGGGGCATGGTGGTGAAGGAGTGGGTGAATCAGGACAAGATTCTAGCTCATCCTGCTATTGGAGGGTTCATCAGTCATTGTGGATGGAACTCtgtgactgaagcagctgaacgAGGAATACCTATATTGGCATGGCCTCTGCATGGAGATCAAGGGGTGAATGCTGAACTTTTGCAGAAGGCAGGGCTGGGAATATGGGAGAAGACGTGGGGAATGGGGAATGAAAGGTTGGTGAAGCAGGAAAAGATAGGTAAAAAGATTGTGGAGCTGATGGATGATGCAGAGCTCAGGAGCAGAGCCAGTAAAGTTGGGAGAGAAGCTAGGAAGGCTACTGAACTTGGAGGAAGCTCTGATAAGGCTATCATGGGAATCATTGAAAATTTAACTTGA
- the LOC110622154 gene encoding probable disease resistance protein At4g27220 isoform X1 has product MVFSPFASQSYEAIIHLSSVSVEEMIWAPVISIASKLAEYLFLPIRRQIGYVFNHNSNIQELKVQVEKLQGERQSVQHRVDEAKRHGQDIEDIVDKWLKSVDDANLEVGKFLQDNDTANMKCFMGLCPNLKMHYQFSRKATKKKEVVVQIQSEGKFDRVSYYTSPPWTGPSKDYEVFESRTLVLKEIVGVLKDDEVNTIGLYGMGGVGKTTLVKEVASQVREQGIFRKVVTTTITHVADIKRIQQEIAEWLGCKLVEETVRVRAARLSEHLKREEKILIILDDIWSRIKLEEIGIPFGNGHNTGCKILMTSRNQNVFLEMDVLRVFRLEVFQDKEAWHLFQKKVGNVKHPDLAIEVAKRCAGLPILIVTVATALKNKQLFEWKNALEQLKRFDDSEMDEQVTSALKLSYNFLKGEEIKSLFLLCGLHVFRSYQVDNLLKYAVGLGLFKRSKTLEEARNRLHKYVSDLKASCLLLEGIHKGEIMMHDVVRNFAISVASTDHNVFMVAYDTLLEWPSKDGLEQCSAIYLLQSEIPELPAAFECPKLESFLLDNFLLDAKYAFLKIPDGLFSTMKELKVLDLTGLHLSSLPSSLQYLQNLQTLCLDHCVLEDIGAIGQLNNLQVLSLALTLFSCQKK; this is encoded by the exons ATGGTCTTTTCTCCTTTTGCTTCCCAATCTTACGAAGCAATCATCCATCTCTCCTCGGTCTCCGTTGAG GAAATGATTTGGGCTCCAGTGATTTCCATCGCGTCCAAACTTGCCGAGTATCTTTTTCTGCCGATCAGACGCCAGATCGGTTATGTGTTCAACCACAACAGCAACATTCAGGAGCTGAAAGTTCAAGTTGAAAAGCTCCAAGGTGAAAGACAGAGTGTGCAGCACCGGGTGGATGAGGCTAAAAGACATGGGCAAGATATTGAGGACATAGTAGACAAGTGGCTGAAAAGTGTGGATGATGCTAATTTAGAGGTTGGCAAATTTCTACAAGATAATGACACAGCAAATATGAAGTGTTTCATGGGACTGTGTCCCAATTTGAAGATGCACTACCAGTTCAGTAGGAAAGCTACAAAGAAGAAGGAGGTGGTTGTTCAAATCCAATCAGAAGGGAAATTTGATAGAGTTTCCTACTATACCTCTCCACCTTGGACAGGGCCTTCCAAAGATTATGAGGTCTTTGAATCAAGAACATTAGTTTTAAAGGAAATAGTGGGGGTGTTAAAGGATGATGAAGTTAATACGATTGGGTTGTATGGGATGGGAGGCGTTGGTAAGACCACCTTAGTGAAAGAGGTTGCCTCTCAAGTCAGAGAGCAGGGCATATTCAGAAAGGTGGTTACAACAACAATAACCCACGTTGCTGATATAAAAAGAATTCAACAGGAAATTGCAGAGTGGTTGGGTTGCAAATTGGTTGAGGAGACGGTTCGTGTACGAGCAGCTCGGTTGAGTGAGCATCTCAAACGAGAGGAGAAGATTCTCATAATTCTGGATGACATTTGGTCGAGAATCAAACTGGAGGAAATAGGAATTCCTTTCGGAAACGGTCATAATACAGGATGCAAGATATTGATGACCTCCAGAAATCAAAATGTATTTTTGGAGATGGATGTGTTGAGAGTTTTCCGGCTTGAAGTTTTTCAAGATAAAGAAGCATGGCATTTGTTTCAGAAGAAAGTGGGCAATGTGAAACATCCCGATTTGGCTATTGAAGTAGCAAAGAGGTGTGCTGGTTTACCTATTTTGATTGTGACTGTTGCAACGGCATTGAAAAATAAGCAGTTGTTTGAATGGAAGAATGCCTTGGAACAACTAAAAAGGTTTGATGATAGCGAAATGGATGAGCAAGTTACGTCTGCTTTAAAGTTGAGTTACAACTTTTTGAAAGGTGAGGAAATCAAGTCATTGTTCTTACTTTGTGGACTACATGTGTTTCGTAGTTATCAAGTCGACAACTTGCTGAAATATGCTGTGGGCTTGGGTTTGTTCAAACGAAGCAAAACATTAGAGGAAGCAAGAAATAGACTTCATAAATATGTTAGTGACCTCAAAGCTTCTTGTTTGTTGCTAGAAGGCATCCATAAAGGAgaaatcatgatgcatgatgtTGTTCGCAATTTCGCTATCTCAGTTGCATCAACAGATCATAATGTGTTCATGGTAGCATATGATACTTTATTGGAATGGCCGTCAAAGGATGGGCTTGAACAGTGCTCTGCAATATATTTGCTCCAATCCGAGATTCCTGAGCTTCCTGCAGCATTTGAATGCCCAAAACTGGAGTCCTTTCTACTCGATAATTTTCTACTAGATGCTAAGTACGCCTTTTTGAAAATCCCAGATGGCCTTTTTAGTACAATGAAAGAACTCAAAGTCCTGGATTTGACAGGACTGCATTTATCATCTCTGCCTTCTTCACTTCAATATCTTCAGAACCTTCAAACATTATGTCTAGATCATTGTGTTTTGGAAGACATAGGTGCAATCGGACAGCTTAACAACTTACAAGTTCTCAGCCTGGCTCTAACATTGTTCAGCTGCCAAAAGAAATAG
- the LOC110622154 gene encoding probable disease resistance protein At4g27220 isoform X2, which translates to MIWAPVISIASKLAEYLFLPIRRQIGYVFNHNSNIQELKVQVEKLQGERQSVQHRVDEAKRHGQDIEDIVDKWLKSVDDANLEVGKFLQDNDTANMKCFMGLCPNLKMHYQFSRKATKKKEVVVQIQSEGKFDRVSYYTSPPWTGPSKDYEVFESRTLVLKEIVGVLKDDEVNTIGLYGMGGVGKTTLVKEVASQVREQGIFRKVVTTTITHVADIKRIQQEIAEWLGCKLVEETVRVRAARLSEHLKREEKILIILDDIWSRIKLEEIGIPFGNGHNTGCKILMTSRNQNVFLEMDVLRVFRLEVFQDKEAWHLFQKKVGNVKHPDLAIEVAKRCAGLPILIVTVATALKNKQLFEWKNALEQLKRFDDSEMDEQVTSALKLSYNFLKGEEIKSLFLLCGLHVFRSYQVDNLLKYAVGLGLFKRSKTLEEARNRLHKYVSDLKASCLLLEGIHKGEIMMHDVVRNFAISVASTDHNVFMVAYDTLLEWPSKDGLEQCSAIYLLQSEIPELPAAFECPKLESFLLDNFLLDAKYAFLKIPDGLFSTMKELKVLDLTGLHLSSLPSSLQYLQNLQTLCLDHCVLEDIGAIGQLNNLQVLSLALTLFSCQKK; encoded by the coding sequence ATGATTTGGGCTCCAGTGATTTCCATCGCGTCCAAACTTGCCGAGTATCTTTTTCTGCCGATCAGACGCCAGATCGGTTATGTGTTCAACCACAACAGCAACATTCAGGAGCTGAAAGTTCAAGTTGAAAAGCTCCAAGGTGAAAGACAGAGTGTGCAGCACCGGGTGGATGAGGCTAAAAGACATGGGCAAGATATTGAGGACATAGTAGACAAGTGGCTGAAAAGTGTGGATGATGCTAATTTAGAGGTTGGCAAATTTCTACAAGATAATGACACAGCAAATATGAAGTGTTTCATGGGACTGTGTCCCAATTTGAAGATGCACTACCAGTTCAGTAGGAAAGCTACAAAGAAGAAGGAGGTGGTTGTTCAAATCCAATCAGAAGGGAAATTTGATAGAGTTTCCTACTATACCTCTCCACCTTGGACAGGGCCTTCCAAAGATTATGAGGTCTTTGAATCAAGAACATTAGTTTTAAAGGAAATAGTGGGGGTGTTAAAGGATGATGAAGTTAATACGATTGGGTTGTATGGGATGGGAGGCGTTGGTAAGACCACCTTAGTGAAAGAGGTTGCCTCTCAAGTCAGAGAGCAGGGCATATTCAGAAAGGTGGTTACAACAACAATAACCCACGTTGCTGATATAAAAAGAATTCAACAGGAAATTGCAGAGTGGTTGGGTTGCAAATTGGTTGAGGAGACGGTTCGTGTACGAGCAGCTCGGTTGAGTGAGCATCTCAAACGAGAGGAGAAGATTCTCATAATTCTGGATGACATTTGGTCGAGAATCAAACTGGAGGAAATAGGAATTCCTTTCGGAAACGGTCATAATACAGGATGCAAGATATTGATGACCTCCAGAAATCAAAATGTATTTTTGGAGATGGATGTGTTGAGAGTTTTCCGGCTTGAAGTTTTTCAAGATAAAGAAGCATGGCATTTGTTTCAGAAGAAAGTGGGCAATGTGAAACATCCCGATTTGGCTATTGAAGTAGCAAAGAGGTGTGCTGGTTTACCTATTTTGATTGTGACTGTTGCAACGGCATTGAAAAATAAGCAGTTGTTTGAATGGAAGAATGCCTTGGAACAACTAAAAAGGTTTGATGATAGCGAAATGGATGAGCAAGTTACGTCTGCTTTAAAGTTGAGTTACAACTTTTTGAAAGGTGAGGAAATCAAGTCATTGTTCTTACTTTGTGGACTACATGTGTTTCGTAGTTATCAAGTCGACAACTTGCTGAAATATGCTGTGGGCTTGGGTTTGTTCAAACGAAGCAAAACATTAGAGGAAGCAAGAAATAGACTTCATAAATATGTTAGTGACCTCAAAGCTTCTTGTTTGTTGCTAGAAGGCATCCATAAAGGAgaaatcatgatgcatgatgtTGTTCGCAATTTCGCTATCTCAGTTGCATCAACAGATCATAATGTGTTCATGGTAGCATATGATACTTTATTGGAATGGCCGTCAAAGGATGGGCTTGAACAGTGCTCTGCAATATATTTGCTCCAATCCGAGATTCCTGAGCTTCCTGCAGCATTTGAATGCCCAAAACTGGAGTCCTTTCTACTCGATAATTTTCTACTAGATGCTAAGTACGCCTTTTTGAAAATCCCAGATGGCCTTTTTAGTACAATGAAAGAACTCAAAGTCCTGGATTTGACAGGACTGCATTTATCATCTCTGCCTTCTTCACTTCAATATCTTCAGAACCTTCAAACATTATGTCTAGATCATTGTGTTTTGGAAGACATAGGTGCAATCGGACAGCTTAACAACTTACAAGTTCTCAGCCTGGCTCTAACATTGTTCAGCTGCCAAAAGAAATAG
- the LOC110622149 gene encoding uncharacterized protein LOC110622149 translates to MGQSFVQWVGEENDGQRENASLAELKLLTNLINVDIHIVDEKILPRDLFFEKLERFKIVIGDIWDWSCRDETSRMLKLKLNTSFQLESMKPLLMRTEDLYLDDLKGVKNVLCELNGQGFPELKHLRIQNSPEIQYIIDSIRLGPQVFFPILESLFLDHLINLEKICYGAIEAKSFSSLRKLNVKHCDSLKHLFSFSVATGLARLEELNVSHCKLMEGIAAEETGDDSGNAVVIELTQLRTLRLEYLPKFTSFISQFQVPFSAGSEEIASVDHEPETIVPIFNRKITFPNLAELKLSSLSLEKIWCSQLIQLSPCLTILEVDGCDNLSCVFPSSLVESLAQLKRLEISNCKSMEEIIATQKLGEETMIKIPFPKLHLLKLSGLPKLTSFFCGNLIEFPSLEVLMIVYCSQLRTFVSSPESTHVASSSESGQADSILFDEKVAFPNLEKLLIRFLPKLKMIWHNHIQANSFCKLELLEVVVCEELLQIFPSNILRGFQNLEHLFVVNCGSLEVVFDLQMSGNVKEKHIAAAATKLRILKLMSLPTMKHVWNEDPRKNLLFANLSSVEVSRCPCLNSLFPSSVARNLPRLEELSVTDCGLEEIVSKEEGLEATPKFVFHQLKSLNLWRLQKLKSFYPGIHALECPILKCLGVGHCDNFKIFASQFQELQETQVEIQLQSQVQPLRKVISNLEELELSSKEITMIWQGQFADLFHKVKVLGLYCFHDASIDFPFYLLEKFPNMEQLNVVCSHFKELFPDGVVGEMHAMALVQLRYLRLDDFPNMKHIWHPESRQVQVLENLEDLEIWNCNSLVTLAPHSVSFQNLTTLDVWRCEKLENIITSSIAKGMANLTKMSVRECSKVTEILVSGGDEDHQSEVIFSKLKIIRLHSLESLTSFCSMASCTIKFPSLKEVDMVHCPEMSVFAQGVVSAPRLPTAIPLGERGRMIWKKDINNTINHLHKERNARLSGQE, encoded by the exons ATGGGACAGAGTTTCGTGCAATGGGTAGGTGAAGAAAATGATGGTCAAAGAGAAAATGCTAGCCTGGCTGAATTGAAGCTTTTAACAAACCTAATCAATGTGGACATACATATCGTTGATGAAAAGATCCTCCCAAGAGATTTGTTCTTTGAAAAGCTGGAAAGATTTAAAATAGTTATCGGAGACATTTGGGATTGGTCATGTAGAGATGAAACTTCAAGAATGCTGAAACTCAAGCTCAACACAAGCTTTCAATTGGAGAGCATGAAACCCCTCCTGATGAGAACTGAAGATTTATATTTGGATGACTTGAAAGGTGTAAAAAATGTCCTCTGTGAATTAAATGGGCAAGGTTTTCCTGAGTTAAAACATCTGCGAATCCAAAATAGCCCCGAAATTCAATATATCATCGACTCAATTAGGCTGGGACCTCAGGTTTTTTTTCCAATATTGGAATCATTGTTCCTTGACCATCTAATTAACTTGGAGAAGATATGTTATGGCGCAATTGAGGCCAAATCTTTTAGCAGCTTAAGAAAGTTAAACGTGAAACACTGTGATAGTTTGAAACATCTCTTTTCATTTTCTGTGGCTACGGGCCTTGCACGACTAGAAGAACTCAATGTGAGCCATTGCAAACTTATGGAAGGGATTGCTGCGGAGGAAACTGGAGATGATTCTGGCAATGCTGTAGTCATTGAGTTGACTCAATTACGCACATTAAGACTAGAATATCTACCTAAGTTCACAAGCTTTATTTCTCAATTCCAGGTTCCTTTTAGCGCAGGATCTGAAGAAATTGCATCTGTGGATCATGAACCTGAAACTATCGTGCCAATTTTCAATAGAAAG ATCACATTCCCCAATTTGGCAGAGCTGAAACTCTCTTCATTAAGTTTGGAGAAGATATGGTGCAGCCAACTTATACAACTATCGCCGTGTTTAACAATCTTGGAGGTTGATGGATGTGATAATTTAAGCTGTGTATTTCCATCTTCTTTGGTTGAAAGTCTTGCACAACTCAAAAGGCTAGAGATAAGCAATTGCAAGTCAATGGAGGAAATCATAGCCACACAAAAATTAGGAGAAGAAACAATGATCAAGATTCCATTTCCAAAACTACACTTGCTAAAGCTCAGTGGTCTTCCAAAACTGACAAGTTTCTTCTGTGGTAACTTAATTGAATTCCCCTCTTTGGAAGTTCTGATGATAGTTTATTGTTCCCAATTGAGGACATTTGTTTCCAGTCCTGAAAGTACACATGTGGCATCTAGCAGTGAATCTGGACAAGCAGACTCAATTCTTTTTGACGAAAAG GTTGCATTCCCTAACTTGGAGAAGTTGCTTATTCGGTTCTTGCCTAAGTTGAAAATGATATGGCATAATCATATCCAAGCAAATTCATTCTGCAAGTTAGAATTACTGGAGGTAGTAGTTTGCGAAGAGTTATTGCAAATTTTTCCCTCGAACATTCTGAGAGGATTCCAGAATTTAGAACATCTATTTGTAGTGAATTGTGGTTCACTAGAAGTGGTGTTTGATCTTCAAATGTCAGGAAATGTAAAAGAGAAGCATATTGCGGCAGCAGCCACTAAATTgagaattttgaaattaatgagTCTTCCAACCATGAAGCACGTATGGAATGAGGACCCTCGAAAAAATCTTTTGTTTGCTAACCTAAGTTCGGTAGAGGTTTCCAGATGTCCATGTCTGAATAGTCTATTCCCATCTTCAGTGGCAAGAAATCTTCCACGGCTTGAAGAGCTTAGTGTTACTGATTGTGGGTTGGAGGAAATTGTTTCAAAGGAGGAAGGGTTAGAAGCAACTCCTAAGTTTGTGTTTCATCAACTGAAGTCCTTGAACCTTTGGCGGTTACAAAAATTGAAGAGTTTCTACCCTGGAATACATGCTTTAGAATGTCCCATTCTGAAGTGCTTGGGTGTGGGTCACTGTGACAATTTTAAGATTTTTGCTTCTCAATTTCAGGAGTTGCAAGAAACACAAGTGGAGATCCAACTTCAAAGTCAAGTTCAACCTTTAAGAAAG GTTATTTCCAACTTGGAGGAATTAGAATTAAGCAGCAAGGAGATCACAATGATATGGCAAGGCCAGTTTGCAGACCTGTTTCACAAAGTAAAAGTTCTTGGCCTATACTGCTTTCATGATGCTTCAATAGATTTCCCGTTCTATCTCCTTGAAAAATTCCCAAATATGGAACAACTTAATGTGGTATGCTCCCATTTTAAAGAGCTATTCCCAGACGGTGTTGTTGGTGAGATGCATGCAATGGCTCTTGTGCAGTTACGATACTTAAGATTGGATGACTTTCCCAATATGAAGCATATATGGCACCCTGAATCTCGACAGGTCCAAGTTCTTGAAAATCTTGAAGACCTGGAAATATGGAATTGCAACAGTTTGGTTACCTTGGCACCTCATTCTGTATCTTTTCAAAATCTTACAACACTAGATGTGTGGCGGTGTGAAAAATTGGAAAACATAATAACATCCTCCATAGCTAAAGGGATGGCGAATCTCACCAAAATGAGTGTAAGAGAATGCAGCAAGGTAACAGAAATTCTAGTGAGTGGTGGAGATGAAGATCATCAAAGTGAGGTTATTTTcagtaaattgaaaattataagGCTTCACTCTTTAGAAAGCCTCACCAGCTTCTGCTCAATGGCAAGTTGCACCATCAAATTCCCATCTTTGAAAGAAGTGGATATGGTACATTGTCCGGAGATGAGTGTTTTTGCACAGGGAGTTGTTAGCGCACCAAGGCTACCAACAGCAATTCCATTGGGAGAACGAGGTAGAATGATCTGGAAGAAGGACATTAACAACACCATAAATCACTTGCATAAAGAAAGG AATGCTCGGCTTTCTGGACAAGAATGA